From Vicia villosa cultivar HV-30 ecotype Madison, WI unplaced genomic scaffold, Vvil1.0 ctg.001863F_1_1, whole genome shotgun sequence, one genomic window encodes:
- the LOC131636940 gene encoding zinc finger protein ZAT9-like has protein sequence MEKNNGKVCWICDKWFSNGKAIGGHMRSHYGKLPMPPANSTDLTQHPISASSLTCYPEKNQTENVRPMKRDFSAISANSNRGDGSAPYPQNPTRKRSKCHRQLHTVADRQAADALCLLSEGEPKSGGGESLAQADSQTRFKCDRCGKMFQSYQALGGHKANHSKTKNLDLGDGYPHSC, from the coding sequence ATGGAGAAGAACAACGGCAAAGTCTGTTGGATTTGTGATAAGTGGTTCTCCAATGGGAAAGCCATTGGAGGCCACATGAGATCTCACTACGGCAAATTGCCAATGCCTCCAGCCAATTCAACAGATTTAACCCAGCATCCGATTTCTGCTTCCTCACTGACTTGCTATCCAGAAAAAAACCAAACAGAGAATGTTCGACCTATGAAACGTGACTTCTCTGCCATCTCTGCAAACTCAAACAGAGGAGACGGATCTGCACCCTACCCACAAAACCCAACCCGCAAGAGATCCAAATGCCACCGCCAACTTCATACAGTGGCCGATAGACAAGCAGCTGACGCTCTTTGTTTGTTGTCCGAAGGGGAGCCAAAGAGCGGTGGAGGAGAGTCGCTTGCTCAAGCTGACTCTCAAACCAGGTTCAAGTGCGATAGGTGCGGAAAAATGTTCCAATCTTACCAAGCTCTTGGTGGGCACAAAGCAAACCATAGCAAAACTAAGAATCTGGACCTAGGTGATGGATACCCACACTCGTGTTGA